A genomic stretch from Solanum stenotomum isolate F172 chromosome 8, ASM1918654v1, whole genome shotgun sequence includes:
- the LOC125872322 gene encoding ACT domain-containing protein ACR11-like isoform X2, producing MAVAMVSCGIPTSLKPIEKQPISTPGFFNGSLALNPVQKLHITPKRLALSGSTIIPKASVTAVEDGSSQETAAVPTPKVVIDLDSDPEATIVEVTFGDRLGALLDTMNALKKLGLNVVKANVCLDSSGKHNTFAITKASTGRKVDDPELLEAIRLTIINNMMEYHPESSSRLAMGEAFGVFQPYQKIDVDIATHIRVYDDAPERSLLCVETADRPGLIVDLVKTITDINVDVESGEFDTEGLLAKAKFHVNYKGKALIKPLQQVLANSLRYFLRRPTTEDASF from the exons ATGGCTGTGGCTATGGTTTCTTGTGGAATCCCCACTAGTTTAAAACCTATAGAGAAGCAACCCATTTCAACTCCGGGCTTCTTTAATGGCTCTTTAGCTTTGAATCCAGTCCAAAAACTGCACATTACACCCAAAAG ATTAGCTTTATCTGGGAGTACAATTATTCCGAAAGCATCGGTTACAGCTGTGGAG GATGGAAGTTCACAAGAGACTGCTGCAGTTCCAACACCCAAAGTTGTAATCGATTTGGATTCAGATCCAGAAGCAACGATCGTAGAGGTTACCTTTGGGGATCGCCTTGGGGCACTTCTCGACACA ATGAATGCATTAAAAAAACTTGGGCTGAATGTTGTCAAGGCTAATGTATGTCTTGATTCATCTGGGAAGCATAACACATTTGCCATCACAAAAGC TTCTACGGGTAGGAAGGTCGATGATCCAGAGCTGCTTGAAGCAATTCGTTTGACGATCATCAATAATATGATGGAATACCACCCG GAATCTAGCTCCAGATTAGCTATGGGAGAAGCTTTCGGTGTTTTTCAACCATATCAGAAG ATTGACGTGGACATAGCGACCCATATCCGTGTTTATGACGATGCTCCTGAAAGAAG TTTACTCTGTGTAGAGACAGCAGACAGACCTGGACTGATAGTTGATCTCGTCAAGACCATTACTGACATAAACGTTGATGTTGAATCAGGAGAGTTCGATACTGAG GGATTGCTTGCTAAGGCGAAATTTCATGTCAACTACAAGGGCAAAGCGCTGATCAAGCCCCTTCAACAG GTTCTTGCGAATAGCCTGCGTTATTTCTTGAGGAGACCAACAACAGAGGATGCAAGTTTTTAA
- the LOC125872322 gene encoding ACT domain-containing protein ACR11-like isoform X1 has product MAVAMVSCGIPTSLKPIEKQPISTPGFFNGSLALNPVQKLHITPKRLALSGSTIIPKASVTAVEQDGSSQETAAVPTPKVVIDLDSDPEATIVEVTFGDRLGALLDTMNALKKLGLNVVKANVCLDSSGKHNTFAITKASTGRKVDDPELLEAIRLTIINNMMEYHPESSSRLAMGEAFGVFQPYQKIDVDIATHIRVYDDAPERSLLCVETADRPGLIVDLVKTITDINVDVESGEFDTEGLLAKAKFHVNYKGKALIKPLQQVLANSLRYFLRRPTTEDASF; this is encoded by the exons ATGGCTGTGGCTATGGTTTCTTGTGGAATCCCCACTAGTTTAAAACCTATAGAGAAGCAACCCATTTCAACTCCGGGCTTCTTTAATGGCTCTTTAGCTTTGAATCCAGTCCAAAAACTGCACATTACACCCAAAAG ATTAGCTTTATCTGGGAGTACAATTATTCCGAAAGCATCGGTTACAGCTGTGGAG CAGGATGGAAGTTCACAAGAGACTGCTGCAGTTCCAACACCCAAAGTTGTAATCGATTTGGATTCAGATCCAGAAGCAACGATCGTAGAGGTTACCTTTGGGGATCGCCTTGGGGCACTTCTCGACACA ATGAATGCATTAAAAAAACTTGGGCTGAATGTTGTCAAGGCTAATGTATGTCTTGATTCATCTGGGAAGCATAACACATTTGCCATCACAAAAGC TTCTACGGGTAGGAAGGTCGATGATCCAGAGCTGCTTGAAGCAATTCGTTTGACGATCATCAATAATATGATGGAATACCACCCG GAATCTAGCTCCAGATTAGCTATGGGAGAAGCTTTCGGTGTTTTTCAACCATATCAGAAG ATTGACGTGGACATAGCGACCCATATCCGTGTTTATGACGATGCTCCTGAAAGAAG TTTACTCTGTGTAGAGACAGCAGACAGACCTGGACTGATAGTTGATCTCGTCAAGACCATTACTGACATAAACGTTGATGTTGAATCAGGAGAGTTCGATACTGAG GGATTGCTTGCTAAGGCGAAATTTCATGTCAACTACAAGGGCAAAGCGCTGATCAAGCCCCTTCAACAG GTTCTTGCGAATAGCCTGCGTTATTTCTTGAGGAGACCAACAACAGAGGATGCAAGTTTTTAA
- the LOC125872303 gene encoding respiratory burst oxidase homolog protein D codes for MQKPEDHHSGREISSPSNTTKSNDDKYAEITLDIRDDTVAVHSVKNVTKTKAEEAEIEALGKNLQKKRSFGATIVRNVSMRMRLPSFKRQPHPPRTFDRSSTAAQNALKGFKFISKTDGGSGWDTVQQRFDELTANSDSLLPREKFGECIGMNRESEGFALELFDALARRRNITSGCISKEQLKEFWDQIANQSFDSRLQTFFDMVDKDADGRLTEEEVREIICLSASANKLSNIQKQAAEYAALIMEELDRDQKGYIMLENLEMLLLQAPIQSDEEKGLNRNLSHMLSMKLKPTLETNPIKRWYNNLKYFLLDNWRRVWVLLLWIGVMAGLFAYKYVQYKNKAAFDVMGHCVCVAKGAAEVLKLNMALILLPVCRNTITWLRNKTKLGGAVPFDDNINFHKMVAGAIAVGVGIHVLAHMTCDFPRLLNASPEKYKPMEPYFGDQPRNYWHFVKGVEGVSGIIMVVLMSIAFTLASQRFRRNKIRLPRPLNKLTGFNAFWYSHHLFVIVYTLLIVHGIELYLTKEWYKKTTWMYLALPITLYSGERLLRAFRSSVKDVKILKVAMYTGNVLTLQMSKPQGFNYKSGQYMFVNCAAVSPFEWHPFSITSAPGDEYLSVHIRTVGDWTTKLRDVFSEPSPTGRSGLVKTDYLRDNKNYPKVLIDGPYGAPAQDYKEYEVLLLVGLGIGATPMISIVKDIVNNMKEEEYDHDLEKKSVSGSGRSNFKRVYFYWVTREQGSFDWFKGLMNELAVMDCDGIIEMHNYCTSVYEEGDARSALIAMLQSINHAKNGVDIVSGTRVKTHFARPNWRNVYKRIALNHTDARVGVFYCGAPALTKVLGQLALDFSHKTSTKFDFHKENF; via the exons ATGCAAAAACCAGAAGATCACCACTCTGGCAGGGAGATTAGTAGTCCCTCCAACACCACCAAATCTAACGATGACAAGTATGCCGAAATCACCCTTGATATCCGTGATGACACAGTGGCAGTCCACAGTGTCAAAAATGTCACTAAGACTAAAGCAGAGGAAGCAGAGATTGAGGCACTGGGCAAAAACCTGCAGAAAAAGCGCAGCTTTGGGGCCACCATCGTCAGAAATGTTTCGATGAGGATGCGGTTGCCTTCTTTCAAGAGACAACCACATCCTCCTCGGACATTTGATAGGAGTTCAACAGCAGCTCAGAATGCTCTCAAAGGCTTCAAATTTATCAGTAAGACTGATGGTGGCTCTGGATGGGACACCGTCCAACAGCGCTTCGACGAGCTTACTGCCAACTCAGATAGCTTACTGCCTCGGGAAAAATTTGGAGAATGCATAG GCATGAACAGGGAATCTGAGGGATTTGCACTAGAGCTTTTTGATGCGTTAGCTCGGAGGAGAAATATAACAAGTGGTTGCATCAGCAAAGAACAGCTCAAAGAGTTTTGGGACCAAATTGCTAACCAAAGCTTTGATTCCCGGCTTCAAACCTTTTTTGACAT GGTTGATAAAGATGCAGATGGTAGACTTACAGAAGAAGAAGTCAGAGAG ATTATTTGCCTTAGCGCATCTGCTAACAAGCTGTCAAATATCCAAAAACAAGCTGCAGAATACGCAGCGTTGATCATGGAAGAGTTGGATCGCGACCAAAAAGGATACATCATG CTTGAGAACTTGGAAATGCTTTTATTACAAGCCCCAATTCAATCAGATGAAGAAAAAGGCCTGAACAGGAACCTAAGTCATATGCTAAGCATGAAGCTTAAGCCAACACTGGAGACTAATCCCATAAAAAGATGGTATAACAATTTGAAGTACTTTTTGCTGGACAATTGGCGAAGAGTTTGGGTACTGTTATTATGGATTGGTGTCATGGCTGGCTTATTTGCTTACAAGTATGTCCAGTACAAAAACAAAGCAGCATTTGATGTCATGGGTCATTGTGTTTGTGTGGCGAAAGGGGCTGCCGAGGTACTTAAGCTAAACATGGCACTGATTTTACTCCCAGTCTGCAGAAACACTATCACTTGGCTTCGAAACAAGACTAAATTAGGTGGTGCTGTTCCCTTTGATGATAACATCAATTTTCACAAA ATGGTGGCAGGGGCAATTGCAGTTGGTGTTGGAATACATGTACTTGCTCATATGACTTGTGATTTTCCTCGGCTTCTAAATGCTAGCCCGGAAAAGTATAAACCAATGGAGCCATACTTTGGAGATCAACCAAGAAACTATTGGCATTTTGTGAAGGGAGTGGAAGGAGTGTCCGGGATCATAATGGTGGTTTTGATGTCAATAGCTTTCACTCTAGCAAGCCAACGATTTAGAAGGAACAAAATTCGTTTACCAAGACCATTGAACAAGCTCACCGGTTTCAATGCCTTTTGGTACTCCCACCACCTCTTTGTCATTGTCTATACTCTCCTCATAGTCCATGGTATCGAGCTTTACTTAACCAAAGAATGGTACAAGAAGACG ACATGGATGTACTTGGCTTTACCAATCACACTTTATTCTGGTGAAAGATTACTAAGGGCATTCAGGTCAAGCGTCAAGGATGTTAAAATATTGAAA GTGGCTATGTATACTGGAAATGTGTTGACACTTCAAATGTCAAAGCCACAGGGCTTCAATTATAAAAGTGGGCAATACATGTTTGTCAATTGTGCTGCAGTTTCACCATTTGAATG GCACCCATTTTCTATTACTTCAGCGCCTGGAGATGAGTATCTAAGTGTACATATTCGAACTGTTGGTGATTGGACTACAAAACTCAGAGATGTTTTCTCAGAG CCATCACCAACAGGAAGAAGTGGACTCGTTAAAACTGACTACTTAAGAGACAACAAAAA TTACCCAAAAGTGTTAATTGATGGCCCATATGGAGCACCAGCACAAGACTATAAGGAATATGAGGTGCTTTTGTTGGTAGGTTTAGGAATTGGAGCCACCCCTATGATAAGTATTGTTAAAGACATAGTGAACAACATGAAGGAAGAAGAGTATGATCATgatttggagaaaaaatcagTGTCAGGGAGTGGAAGATCAAACTTCAAGAGGGTATATTTTTATTGGGTTACTAGAGAACAAGGTTCATTTGATTGGTTCAAGGGTTTAATGAATGAGTTAGCTGTAATGGATTGTGATGGAATAATCGAGATGCATAATTACTGTACAAGTGTTTATGAAGAAGGTGATGCTCGCTCTGCTCTCATCGCGATGCTTCAGTCTATCAATCATGCCAAAAATGGCGTAGACATTGTATCTGGAACAAGAGTTAAGACTCATTTTGCTAGACCTAATTGGAGAAATGTCTACAAACGCATTGCTCTTAATCACACTGATGCAAGAGTTG GAGTTTTCTACTGTGGGGCACCAGCACTGACGAAAGTTCTTGGACAACTGGCCTTAGATTTTTCCCACAAGACATCAACAAAGTTTGATTTCCATAAAGAAAATTTTTGA
- the LOC125872330 gene encoding uncharacterized protein LOC125872330: MATAAAGRGAQSLNFMYIKPILRKAYHRKSTSPEMISDTVKLNGEDQVKSVMKNNHDDSWWVPDDRTGIFYPKGQQKVIEDVPSVAAKDFGAVNWFSNHEDYL, encoded by the exons ATGGCAACTGCAGCAGCTGGTAGAGGAGCACAGTCCTTGAACTTCATGTATATCAA GCCAATCCTGCGTAAAGCGTATCACAGAAAAAGCACATCACCAGAGATGATTAGTGATACAGTTAAATTGAACGGTGAAGATCAAGTGAAGAGTGTGATGAAAAATAATCATGATGATAGTTGGTGGGTCCCAGATGACCGCACTGGAATATTTTATCCAAAGGGTCAACAAAAAGTCATTGAAGATGTTCCTTCTGTTGCAGCAAAGGATTTTGGAGCTGTTAATTGGTTTTCTAATCATGAAGATTATCTATAA